The genomic window agtgtgatatcttatctgtcaaatgcctaccaggatgttcaatatggctactttttgacagggtgttcaatatggcgggcctatcttcagcgggtgatagaaagagatacagaatgagacagcgatagtcaaatacaatccggtgatccaatcactttggaattttgacgtctatgcagaagatatcacacttagttatcattcacaatggttgaaTCTGTCTcgcttttatatttattattttatatgtgTACATATTTAAGTGATTTAAATTCCTATAGTCATTCTAATTCTTTAAATCTTTGCCAAACAAAAGGCTAATGCTGAAAAGGAGGCTAAATTGAAAAAGAAACAATTGGAGAAGGAGGAGAAAGAACGCAAGGAGCGCGAGAAGAAAGAAAAGGAAGCCAAAGAGAAGGCGACAGCAAAAGAGAAAGCCGCAAAAGAAAAAGCAGCAAAGAGCGCTGCCACTGCGGCCACTGAGGGTATTAATGGTGAGTGGAGTTAGGATTTGGGAACTGGAAATATTTATTCTTTAATTTTTCAGGCAATGATGATTCGAATGAAACAAATAAATCGGAAAAATCTGGCAAAGCACGTGTAAGTATTTAAACTAAGTAGATGAACAATGGGAAAAATCGCGTCGTATCAACTCAAACGAAAAAAATGATCGTACTGAAATCGTACCAACGGATGTGTTAAAAGTGATGTTCCAAGATTCACCCGCATTTGTATGCATAGATGACTTAAAATTTCATTGGATTTTTGTTTGTAGCGCATGACTTTCCCACCCAACTCCGTTAATGTTTTCGTAATTCCTAATATTGAGTTAAGTTGAGGTGTAGAGCTTGGAACTCCCATTTGTTCAAATTTAGTATAATTATGAATATGTAGTTATGTATTTTTTGCAGAGTATCTCATTCGTTTTAAgttgtattttaatttattattagaaacttttttatttatccccccttttatttattttctttttatttctttgtaaaattggtgGGAATCAACATGCCGAATTGGTGAAAATACATATTTCAAATTGCCGCGTTCGTTATTCCAATACATCAGGGTGGTGGCCTGTTCTCGTCTGGTCGCAAGAGCAAAATTGCCTCACCAACTAAAGATGCCAAGAGCAAGGATAAGGCAAGCAAAGAAAAGGATGGCAAGAGCGGTGAGTTGGTTTATGCTGAACTGGAACATGGTGGCTCCAATAATCAAGCGAAGGATGATAATAACCGCGCCTCACGCCAGCCAGGATACACTAGGCCTTACGAGTACTCAGAGGGCACTAGCGAAACGAGCCCAACGCGTAAATCTTACATACCTGGAGGATTCCGTTATGATCAAGATCCACAAGGTGGTAAGCGTGTTGGCCAGGATGGAGATGGTCAAGTATCGCCAACCGCCGATCAAAGGAAGACCGCTATTGCCTTCAATTATGCACCCGGTCATGATGACACGTTGAAGAAGACCGCAGAAAAACTAAAAAGTGGACAGTTATCACCACGTACCCGCGAAAAAATAAATAAGGGTCAATTGTCACCGAAAACCCGCGCAAAACTTTTAAAGGAGGGAAATTTATCACCAACCACACGTGCTAAATTGCAAGGTAGCGCCGTTGATGCAGCAGCTTCACCATTATCGGACGCACAAAAACGTTCTTATTCACCAACAAAAGGTCAATCAGTTGGTTATACTTCAGGTGCTCCAGGCAGTTATAAACCATTAGTCGATCCAACTGCTGCTTTTCTCGAATCCGAACGTTATAACAGAGAGCCATCTGTTGGTGCTACAAAAGCTGCTACTTCTGAGAGGTATGGTAAAAGTACACCAGTTGGCGCTACGGGCGCAGCAAGTGATAGTAACGGTAAAGGGAGCACATCGGTTACACCTACCAATATCAGCGCTGGTTTGGGCggtgctggtgccgccgctgccaagCCCAAAAAGAAACGTGTTAAGATCATGGTAATCACGTCTAAATTTGATCCGAGCACGAAGCGTATTGATGCTGAAAATGGTTCTGTTGAACACTCTACAGGCATACTTGATCCTGAGACCGGGCTGATCGATAGCAAGTATGGTCAGTTAGATCCGATAAAAGGTACGTTGTTGGCTTTAAATACAAAGACAGGTAAAAATGAAATCTACCAAGGCGAAGTTGACCCAAAAACACGAAATGTGCATTTGGTGTCGGGTGTTGCAGATCCTCAAACTGGTCGTTTAGATGAAAGTTTAGGCCAAATTATTTGTATTACACCACAAGAGAATCCAGTGGTCGAACTTATTGTTATTACGAGTCGCATCGATCCGGCCACTGGCAAAGTTGATACAATCAATGGCGAAGTTGAACGCTCTCTTGGAGTATTAAATATTGATTCCGGCCTGCTTGATACCAAATATGGCGAAATAAATACCAGAACAGGTGAATTAAAAGCAATCGATCCCAAAACCGGAAAAATTGTGGTATCCAGGAATGTAAAGGTCGACCCGGCTACCGGTCAAATTACCATTTTGGGTGTCACAGATCCTAAAACAGGCAAGTTGGATAACACACAAGGTCGTATAATTGAAGTTGGACAACAAATTGATCCTATCGTCGAGGTAACATCTTTAGCTGGTAAATATGACTCCAGAAAGAATATCATTGATCCTAAATCGGCATACGTTGAGACCTCTGGTGGCCAGTTCGATCCCAAGGCTGGCAAAATTGATACAAAATACGGACAAATTGATTTGGTGAAACACACGATCACATTCGCTGATCCAAAATCGGGCAAAATTGTTACACGTGATATAAAAATTGACCCAGCCACTGGCCAAATTGTGCTTAAAAACCAAATAAATCCCAAGAACAATAAACCCGATAAAGATTTTGCGCGCATTATATCCTTACGGATTGTACAACAGCGCGTCGATCCGAAAACGAAAGCACCAATCGCCCAAGTCAGTACGGCAAAGGATAGAGAAATTGTTATTGATCCTAAATCGAATCAAATTTGGATGCCAACAGGTGCTAGCGATCCAAATACAAAAGAGACACAATACATTTCTAGTAGCGTCGATCCAAAGACCGGTTATGTTATCACAATTTACGGTTATCTCGATACGAAAACgaacgaaattaaaaaacaaaataaactcgATCCTAATACCACCAAAATTGAACCAACCTCTGGGAAAATATACACTGCGACAGGAGAGGTTGACAAAACTACAGGCGAACCACTCTATGCCACCACCCAAGTTGATCCAGAATCCGGTGACGTTTACACAAAAGTCGGACGTGTTGATCCACGAACTGGCAAAATTGTTATTGTACGCGTATTACTCATCTCTAAGGCAGATGAGCGTGGCCGTCCCGAAGAAATCGATCCAGCGACTTGTGAAATCGATCCGGTCTCTGGTCGAATTCTCAAGTtcttcaataaaactgtttatgtTTATACTATGGTAGATCCAGTAACAGGTGAAATTGTACAGGTTGATCCAAATGATCCACGCTTTGCCGGCGCACGCACCACCGTCACACAAACAATGACACTTACCGGCGAAATTGATCCGGTGACAGGACGTATAAAAAGTGAATATGGTGACATCGATCCGAATACAGGCGACATTGATCCAGCTACAGCTGTACGCGATCCAGTTACAGGTAAACTCATACTCAACTATGCGCAAATCGATCCGTCCCACTTTGGCAAAGAAGCTCAAGTAAGCACAACCACCGAGACCGTTCCAATTACACGCGAGCAATTCTTTGAAGGCGTTAAGCATATGGGTAAAAATGCGTTGCGACGCGATTCAGAAGCTAGTTCCGATGATGATATGACACAACAGTATGGTAGTGAGAAAATTAAAGATATAGTTTTAACAAGCCCCAACCAAGGAGATGGTTCAACggtcaccacaacaacaacaaaacaaggtGGTAAATATGGTACACCTACTGTAGTaaagacaacaacaaaacaagTGCTAACCAAAAACGATGGTGGTGTGACGCACAATGTCGAGGAAGAGGTGCGCAATTTAGGTACAGGCGAGGTTACCTTTTCAACACAGGAACACAAGGTTAGCAAACCATAAAACTAAAGTAGTTACAAACAGATTCACATACTTGAAATTGGTAGTTAGTTAGAGTTTTGCATGTTCACAGAGTTCTTAGCCAAGTTTGAGTTGATTCGTTTTTTGAGACATAATAGCAATGCCTGATTTGGTAGTACTTTCAGTTGAAAACatatttttggaaatgttttATTTGTAAATAATGAGTGCATATGTATAAATGTTATGCAATACTTATGCTAGATCTCAAgtctcttgaatatttatattttt from Eurosta solidaginis isolate ZX-2024a chromosome 3, ASM4086904v1, whole genome shotgun sequence includes these protein-coding regions:
- the cora gene encoding protein 4.1 homolog isoform X3 translates to MPAETKTATAGTEADTPTKYKKANTSGKAGLARITLLDGSLLDVTIDRKAKGRDLLNTICAGLNIVEKDYFGLTYETPTDPRTWLDLDKPVSKFFRSDPWVLQFAVKFYPPEPSQLQEDITRYQLCLQVRNDILEGRLPCTFVTHALLGSYLVQSEMGDYDPKEMPDRRYLKDFKIAPNQTPELQDKVMDLHKTHKGQAPAEAELHYLENAKKLAMYGVDLHPAKDSEGIDIMLGVCSSGLLVYRDKLRINRFAWPKILKISYKRHHFYIKIRPGEFEQYESTIGFKLASHQAAKKLWKSCVEHHTFFRLMTPEPPNKSSLFPRFGSKYRYSGRTLYESKRNPIDRTAPKFDRSLSGRRLTSRSMDALAMAEKEKDAQKRHTMGHPPEHIPDFDSPRSRSPFKKDKKEKANAEKEAKLKKKQLEKEEKERKEREKKEKEAKEKATAKEKAAKEKAAKSAATAATEGINGNDDSNETNKSEKSGKARGGGLFSSGRKSKIASPTKDAKSKDKASKEKDGKSGELVYAELEHGGSNNQAKDDNNRASRQPGYTRPYEYSEGTSETSPTRKSYIPGGFRYDQDPQGGKRVGQDGDGQVSPTADQRKTAIAFNYAPGHDDTLKKTAEKLKSGQLSPRTREKINKGQLSPKTRAKLLKEGNLSPTTRAKLQGSAVDAAASPLSDAQKRSYSPTKGQSVGYTSGAPGSYKPLVDPTAAFLESERYNREPSVGATKAATSERYGKSTPVGATGAASDSNGKGSTSVTPTNISAGLGGAGAAAAKPKKKRVKIMVITSKFDPSTKRIDAENGSVEHSTGILDPETGLIDSKYGQLDPIKGTLLALNTKTGKNEIYQGEVDPKTRNVHLVSGVADPQTGRLDESLGQIICITPQENPVVELIVITSRIDPATGKVDTINGEVERSLGVLNIDSGLLDTKYGEINTRTGELKAIDPKTGKIVVSRNVKVDPATGQITILGVTDPKTGKLDNTQGRIIEVGQQIDPIVEVTSLAGKYDSRKNIIDPKSAYVETSGGQFDPKAGKIDTKYGQIDLVKHTITFADPKSGKIVTRDIKIDPATGQIVLKNQINPKNNKPDKDFARIISLRIVQQRVDPKTKAPIAQVSTAKDREIVIDPKSNQIWMPTGASDPNTKETQYISSSVDPKTGYVITIYGYLDTKTNEIKKQNKLDPNTTKIEPTSGKIYTATGEVDKTTGEPLYATTQVDPESGDVYTKVGRVDPRTGKIVIVRVLLISKADERGRPEEIDPATCEIDPVSGRILKFFNKTVYVYTMVDPVTGEIVQVDPNDPRFAGARTTVTQTMTLTGEIDPVTGRIKSEYGDIDPNTGDIDPATAVRDPVTGKLILNYAQIDPSHFGKEAQVSTTTETVPITREQFFEGVKHMGKNALRRDSEASSDDDMTQQYGSEKIKDIVLTSPNQGDGSTVTTTTTKQGGKYGTPTVVKTTTKQVLTKNDGGVTHNVEEEVRNLGTGEVTFSTQEHKADADVSGAGAYVTATAVTTRTATTHEDLGKKAKTEQLEEKTVATTRTHDPNKQEQRVVTQEVKTTATVTSGDQYRDRGNSVSSTSSGDSGTPIDGPDDGSSVVRTSTSYKPSPLIGSSTTTTGPNVEQTRVILGEDTPGYSGHGEIVSTQTLSSKTRTVETITYKTERDGIVETRVEQKITIQSDGDPIDHDKALAEAIQEATAMNPDMTVEKIEIQQQTQ
- the cora gene encoding protein 4.1 homolog isoform X4 gives rise to the protein MPAETKTATAGTEADTPTKYKKANTSGKAGLARITLLDGSLLDVTIDRKAKGRDLLNTICAGLNIVEKDYFGLTYETPTDPRTWLDLDKPVSKFFRSDPWVLQFAVKFYPPEPSQLQEDITRYQLCLQVRNDILEGRLPCTFVTHALLGSYLVQSEMGDYDPKEMPDRRYLKDFKIAPNQTPELQDKVMDLHKTHKGQAPAEAELHYLENAKKLAMYGVDLHPAKDSEGIDIMLGVCSSGLLVYRDKLRINRFAWPKILKISYKRHHFYIKIRPGEFEQYESTIGFKLASHQAAKKLWKSCVEHHTFFRLMTPEPPNKSSLFPRFGSKYRYSGRTLYESKRNPIDRTAPKFDRSLSGRRLTSRSMDALAMAEKEKDAQKRHTMGHPPEHIPDFDSPRSRSPFKKDKKEKLKRESSTGTASASSQSSLEGDYSTHTGADVAAGESVSAVAYLGKDQANAEKEAKLKKKQLEKEEKERKEREKKEKEAKEKATAKEKAAKEKAAKSAATAATEGINGNDDSNETNKSEKSGKARGGGLFSSGRKSKIASPTKDAKSKDKASKEKDGKSGELVYAELEHGGSNNQAKDDNNRASRQPGYTRPYEYSEGTSETSPTRKSYIPGGFRYDQDPQGGKRVGQDGDGQVSPTADQRKTAIAFNYAPGHDDTLKKTAEKLKSGQLSPRTREKINKGQLSPKTRAKLLKEGNLSPTTRAKLQGSAVDAAASPLSDAQKRSYSPTKGQSVGYTSGAPGSYKPLVDPTAAFLESERYNREPSVGATKAATSERYGKSTPVGATGAASDSNGKGSTSVTPTNISAGLGGAGAAAAKPKKKRVKIMVITSKFDPSTKRIDAENGSVEHSTGILDPETGLIDSKYGQLDPIKGTLLALNTKTGKNEIYQGEVDPKTRNVHLVSGVADPQTGRLDESLGQIICITPQENPVVELIVITSRIDPATGKVDTINGEVERSLGVLNIDSGLLDTKYGEINTRTGELKAIDPKTGKIVVSRNVKVDPATGQITILGVTDPKTGKLDNTQGRIIEVGQQIDPIVEVTSLAGKYDSRKNIIDPKSAYVETSGGQFDPKAGKIDTKYGQIDLVKHTITFADPKSGKIVTRDIKIDPATGQIVLKNQINPKNNKPDKDFARIISLRIVQQRVDPKTKAPIAQVSTAKDREIVIDPKSNQIWMPTGASDPNTKETQYISSSVDPKTGYVITIYGYLDTKTNEIKKQNKLDPNTTKIEPTSGKIYTATGEVDKTTGEPLYATTQVDPESGDVYTKVGRVDPRTGKIVIVRVLLISKADERGRPEEIDPATCEIDPVSGRILKFFNKTVYVYTMVDPVTGEIVQVDPNDPRFAGARTTVTQTMTLTGEIDPVTGRIKSEYGDIDPNTGDIDPATAVRDPVTGKLILNYAQIDPSHFGKEAQVSTTTETVPITREQFFEGVKHMGKNALRRDSEASSDDDMTQQYGSEKIKDIVLTSPNQGDGSTVTTTTTKQGGKYGTPTVVKTTTKQVLTKNDGGVTHNVEEEVRNLGTGEVTFSTQEHKPSPLIGSSTTTTGPNVEQTRVILGEDTPGYSGHGEIVSTQTLSSKTRTVETITYKTERDGIVETRVEQKITIQSDGDPIDHDKALAEAIQEATAMNPDMTVEKIEIQQQTQ
- the cora gene encoding protein 4.1 homolog isoform X1 encodes the protein MPAETKTATAGTEADTPTKYKKANTSGKAGLARITLLDGSLLDVTIDRKAKGRDLLNTICAGLNIVEKDYFGLTYETPTDPRTWLDLDKPVSKFFRSDPWVLQFAVKFYPPEPSQLQEDITRYQLCLQVRNDILEGRLPCTFVTHALLGSYLVQSEMGDYDPKEMPDRRYLKDFKIAPNQTPELQDKVMDLHKTHKGQAPAEAELHYLENAKKLAMYGVDLHPAKDSEGIDIMLGVCSSGLLVYRDKLRINRFAWPKILKISYKRHHFYIKIRPGEFEQYESTIGFKLASHQAAKKLWKSCVEHHTFFRLMTPEPPNKSSLFPRFGSKYRYSGRTLYESKRNPIDRTAPKFDRSLSGRRLTSRSMDALAMAEKEKDAQKRHTMGHPPEHIPDFDSPRSRSPFKKDKKEKLKRESSTGTASASSQSSLEGDYSTHTGADVAAGESVSAVAYLGKDQANAEKEAKLKKKQLEKEEKERKEREKKEKEAKEKATAKEKAAKEKAAKSAATAATEGINGNDDSNETNKSEKSGKARGGGLFSSGRKSKIASPTKDAKSKDKASKEKDGKSGELVYAELEHGGSNNQAKDDNNRASRQPGYTRPYEYSEGTSETSPTRKSYIPGGFRYDQDPQGGKRVGQDGDGQVSPTADQRKTAIAFNYAPGHDDTLKKTAEKLKSGQLSPRTREKINKGQLSPKTRAKLLKEGNLSPTTRAKLQGSAVDAAASPLSDAQKRSYSPTKGQSVGYTSGAPGSYKPLVDPTAAFLESERYNREPSVGATKAATSERYGKSTPVGATGAASDSNGKGSTSVTPTNISAGLGGAGAAAAKPKKKRVKIMVITSKFDPSTKRIDAENGSVEHSTGILDPETGLIDSKYGQLDPIKGTLLALNTKTGKNEIYQGEVDPKTRNVHLVSGVADPQTGRLDESLGQIICITPQENPVVELIVITSRIDPATGKVDTINGEVERSLGVLNIDSGLLDTKYGEINTRTGELKAIDPKTGKIVVSRNVKVDPATGQITILGVTDPKTGKLDNTQGRIIEVGQQIDPIVEVTSLAGKYDSRKNIIDPKSAYVETSGGQFDPKAGKIDTKYGQIDLVKHTITFADPKSGKIVTRDIKIDPATGQIVLKNQINPKNNKPDKDFARIISLRIVQQRVDPKTKAPIAQVSTAKDREIVIDPKSNQIWMPTGASDPNTKETQYISSSVDPKTGYVITIYGYLDTKTNEIKKQNKLDPNTTKIEPTSGKIYTATGEVDKTTGEPLYATTQVDPESGDVYTKVGRVDPRTGKIVIVRVLLISKADERGRPEEIDPATCEIDPVSGRILKFFNKTVYVYTMVDPVTGEIVQVDPNDPRFAGARTTVTQTMTLTGEIDPVTGRIKSEYGDIDPNTGDIDPATAVRDPVTGKLILNYAQIDPSHFGKEAQVSTTTETVPITREQFFEGVKHMGKNALRRDSEASSDDDMTQQYGSEKIKDIVLTSPNQGDGSTVTTTTTKQGGKYGTPTVVKTTTKQVLTKNDGGVTHNVEEEVRNLGTGEVTFSTQEHKADADVSGAGAYVTATAVTTRTATTHEDLGKKAKTEQLEEKTVATTRTHDPNKQEQRVVTQEVKTTATVTSGDQYRDRGNSVSSTSSGDSGTPIDGPDDGSSVVRTSTSYKPSPLIGSSTTTTGPNVEQTRVILGEDTPGYSGHGEIVSTQTLSSKTRTVETITYKTERDGIVETRVEQKITIQSDGDPIDHDKALAEAIQEATAMNPDMTVEKIEIQQQTQ
- the cora gene encoding protein 4.1 homolog isoform X2, with the translated sequence MPAETKTATAGTEADTPTKYKKANTSGKAGLARITLLDGSLLDVTIDRKAKGRDLLNTICAGLNIVEKDYFGLTYETPTDPRTWLDLDKPVSKFFRSDPWVLQFAVKFYPPEPSQLQEDITRYQLCLQVRNDILEGRLPCTFVTHALLGSYLVQSEMGDYDPKEMPDRRYLKDFKIAPNQTPELQDKVMDLHKTHKGQAPAEAELHYLENAKKLAMYGVDLHPAKDSEGIDIMLGVCSSGLLVYRDKLRINRFAWPKILKISYKRHHFYIKIRPGEFEQYESTIGFKLASHQAAKKLWKSCVEHHTFFRLMTPEPPNKSSLFPRFGSKYRYSGRTLYESKRNPIDRTAPKFDRSLSGRRLTSRSMDALAMAEKEKDAQKRHTMGHPPEHIPDFDSPRSRSPFKKDKKEKLKRESSTGTASASSQSSLEGDYSTHTGADVAAGESVSAVAYLGKDQANAEKEAKLKKKQLEKEEKERKEREKKEKEAKEKATAKEKAAKEKAAKSAATAATEGINGNDDSNETNKSEKSGKARGGGLFSSGRKSKIASPTKDAKSKDKASKEKDGKSGELVYAELEHGGSNNQAKDDNNRASRQPGYTRPYEYSEGTSETSPTRKSYIPGGFRYDQDPQGGKRVGQDGDGQVSPTADQRKTAIAFNYAPGHDDTLKKTAEKLKSGQLSPRTREKINKGQLSPKTRAKLLKEGNLSPTTRAKLQGSAVDAAASPLSDAQKRSYSPTKGQSVGYTSGAPGSYKPLVDPTAAFLESERYNREPSVGATKAATSERYGKSTPVGATGAASDSNGKGSTSVTPTNISAGLGGAGAAAAKPKKKRVKIMVITSKFDPSTKRIDAENGSVEHSTGILDPETGLIDSKYGQLDPIKGTLLALNTKTGKNEIYQGEVDPKTRNVHLVSGVADPQTGRLDESLGQIICITPQENPVVELIVITSRIDPATGKVDTINGEVERSLGVLNIDSGLLDTKYGEINTRTGELKAIDPKTGKIVVSRNVKVDPATGQITILGVTDPKTGKLDNTQGRIIEVGQQIDPIVEVTSLAGKYDSRKNIIDPKSAYVETSGGQFDPKAGKIDTKYGQIDLVKHTITFADPKSGKIVTRDIKIDPATGQIVLKNQINPKNNKPDKDFARIISLRIVQQRVDPKTKAPIAQVSTAKDREIVIDPKSNQIWMPTGASDPNTKETQYISSSVDPKTGYVITIYGYLDTKTNEIKKQNKLDPNTTKIEPTSGKIYTATGEVDKTTGEPLYATTQVDPESGDVYTKVGRVDPRTGKIVIVRVLLISKADERGRPEEIDPATCEIDPVSGRILKFFNKTVYVYTMVDPVTGEIVQVDPNDPRFAGARTTVTQTMTLTGEIDPVTGRIKSEYGDIDPNTGDIDPATAVRDPVTGKLILNYAQIDPSHFGKEAQVSTTTETVPITREQFFEGVKHMGKNALRRDSEASSDDDMTQQYGSEKIKDIVLTSPNQGDGSTVTTTTTKQGGKYGTPTVVKTTTKQVLTKNDGGVTHNVEEEVRNLGTGEVTFSTQEHKADADVSGAGAYVTATAVTTRTATTHEDLGKKAKTEQLEEKTVATTRTHDPNKQEQRVVTQEVKTTATVTSGDQPSPLIGSSTTTTGPNVEQTRVILGEDTPGYSGHGEIVSTQTLSSKTRTVETITYKTERDGIVETRVEQKITIQSDGDPIDHDKALAEAIQEATAMNPDMTVEKIEIQQQTQ